In Spirochaeta thermophila DSM 6578, the DNA window AAAAGAGATAAAATTTTCCTCAATGGCACTCCCTCCTCCCCGCTTTTTCCTTCCTTGCACTTGCAATCCCCCCTGAATAAGGCTATAGTGGAGGTAATCCAATCCCATACAAAAGAGGTTGAATCATGGCCGATACGAAGCGCATGATCACCATTGATGGGAACACCGCAGCGGCATACGTTGCGCACGCCACCAATGAGGTGATCGCTATCTATCCCATCACACCCTCTTCCCCCATGGGCGAGCTCTCCGACGCCTACTCCGCCGCGGGGAAGAAGAACATCTGGGGGACGGTCCCCACCGTGGTGGAGATGCAGTCCGAGGCCGGAGCCGCGGGTGCGGTCCACGGCGCCCTCACCACCGGGGCCCTCACCACCACCTTCACCGCCTCCCAGGGCCTGCTCCTCATGATCCCCAACATGTTCAAGATCGCGGGCGAGCTCACCCCCACGGTCTTCCACATCGCCGCTCGGGCGGTCGCCTGTCAGGCCCTCTCCATCTTCGGAGACCACTCCGACGTGATGGCGGCCAGGTCTACCGGCTTCGCCATGCTCGCCTCCAACAACGTGCAGGAGGTGATGGACTTCGCCCTCATCGCCCAGGCCGCCAGTCTCGAGTCGCGCATCCCCTTCCTGCACTTCTTCGACGGATTCCGCGTCTCCCACGAGATCCAGAAGGTCGAGGAGATCCCCTACGACGTGATGAAGGAGATGCTCCCCCAGGAACTCATCGCCGCGCACCGGGCGAGGGCCCTCGATCCCGAACACCCCACCCTCAAGGGCACCAGTCAGAACCCTGACGTCTTCTTCGCGGCCCGGGAGACGGTGAACAAGTACTACCAGGCCACGCCCGCCGTGGTCCAGAAGGCGATGGATACGTTCGCACGGCTCACCGGCAGGCAGTACCACCTCTTCGACTACGTGGGAGCACCCGACGCCGAGCGGGTGGTCGTGCTCATGGGCTCCGGCGCCGATACCATGGAGGAGACGGTCGAGTACCTGGTCGCACGCGGAGAGAAGGTGGGAGTCCTCAAGGTACGCCTCTTCAGGCCCTTCGACGCCCAGGCCTTCGTCGACGCCCTGCCCGCCACGGTGAAGGCCATCGCCGTGCTCGACCGCACCAAGGAGCCCGGTTCCATCGGCGAACCCCTCTACGAGGACGTGCGCACCGCCATCGGCGAGGTGATGGGATCGGGGAACGCCAAGTTCTCTACCTACCCCGTGGTGGTCGGCGGACGCTACGGCCTCGGCTCCAAGGAGTTCACCCCCGCCATGTGCAAGGCCGTCCTCGACAACCTCAAGGAGAAGCAGCCCAAGAACCACTTCACCGTGGGGATCAAGGACGACGTCACCTTCACGAGCCTCGACTGGGACCCGTCCTTCTCCACCGAGGACGACGAGACCTTCCGTGCGATCTTCTACGGCCTCGGGTCGGACGGTACCGTGGGAGCCAACAAGAACAGCATCAAGATCATCGGTGAGAGCACCGACAACTACGCCCAGGGCTACTTTGTATACGACTCCAAGAAGGCCGGAACCGTGACGGTCTCACACCTCAGGTTCGGGAAAAAACCCATCAAGGGCGCCTACCTCATCTCCGACGCCCACTTCCTCGCCTGCCACAAGTTCAGCTTCCTCGAGAAGTACGACATGCTCGGCAAGCTCAGGAAGGGCGGCACCTTCCTCCTCGCATCCCCCTACGACAAGGACGAGGTGTGGGATCACCTGCCGGCCGAGGTGCAGAAGCAGATCATCGACAAGGAAGCGAAGTTCTACGTCATCAATGCCCACAAGATCGCGGAAGAGGTGGGCATGCCCGGCAGGATCAACGTGATCATGCAGACCGCCTTCTTCAAGATCGCCGGCATCCTCCCCGAGCAGCAGGCCATCCAGCTCATCAAGGAGTCCATCGTCAAGACCTATGGCAAGAAAGGGAAAGATGTCGTCGACAAGAACCTCAAGGCCGTGGACCGGGCTCTCGAGGCCCTCGAGCAGGTGGACTATCCGAAGCAGGTGACGAGCACCATCCACATGAAGCCACCGGTGCCGGAGGATGCTCCCCCGTTCGTGAAAGAGGTGCTCGGCGAGATCATCGCAGGGCGGGGCGACGACCTGCCGGTGTCAAAGCTCCCGGACGACGGCACCTATCCCACCGGCACCACCAAGTACGAGAAGCGCAACATCGCCGAGAAGGTGCCCGTATGGGATCCGGACGTGTGTATCCAGTGCGGCGACTGTTCGGCGGTCTGCCCCCATGCGGTCATCAGGCTCAAGGTCTACGAGGAGAAACACCTCGAAGGGGCGCCGGCCGGCTTCAAGTTCACCGATGCAAAAGGAAAGGACTTCGCCGGTCTCAAGTTCACCATCCAGATCTCTCCCGAAGACTGCACCGGGTGCGGCGCATGTGTGAACATCTGCCCGGCCTACAAGAAAGACGAGCAGGGCAACAAGACCGACCGCAAGGCCATCAACATGGAGGACTACACCGAGGAGATCCGGGAGAAGGAGATGAAGAACTGGGAGTTCTTCCTCACCCTTCCCTATCCCGACAGGACCAACCTCAACGTGGCCACCACCAAGGGATCCCAGCTCCTCGAGCCCCTCTTCGAGTTCTCGGGCGCATGCGCCGGATGTGGTGAGACCCCCTACGTGAAGCTCCTCACCCAGCTCTTCGGGGACAGGACCGTGATCGCGAACGCCACGGGGTGTTCCTCCATCTACGGCGGGAACCTCCCCACCACACCCTACACCACCCGTGCGGACGGGCGGGGGCCGGCATGGTCGAACTCCCTGTTCGAAGATGCGGCCGAGTTCGGCTACGGGATGCGCCTCACCGCGGAGAAGCTCATGGAATACGGCAAGGAGCTCATCGCCCGCATGCTCGCGGACAAGGCCGACGTCTCCCCTGAACTCCTCGACCGCCTCCTCCAGAACCCGCAGCGCTCGTATGAAGAGGTGGAGCGCCAGCGTGCCGACGTGGCCGCTCTCAAACAGGCCCTCAAGAAGAGCACCCACCCTGTGGCGAAGGATCTCCTCGCAGTGGCCGACTACCTCGTGAGGAAGTCGGTGTGGATCCTCGGCGGCGACGGATGGGCCTACGACATCGGCTACGGCGGGCTCGATCACGTCCTCGCCTCGGGGCGCGACGTGAACGTCCTCGTGCTCGACACCGAGGTGTACTCCAACACCGGCGGTCAGATGTCCAAGGCCACCCCGCTCGGCGCCATCGCCAAGTTCGCCGCGGGCGGCAAGCCCATCCGCAAGAAGGACCTCGGCCTCATGGCCATGAGCTACGGCTACGTCTACGTGGCCCGGGTCGCCATGGGCTACAACCGCATCCAGACCATCAAGGCCTTCCTGGAGGCCGAGGCGTATCCCGGTCCCTCCATCATCATCGCCTACAGCCACTGTGTGGCCCACGGCATCGACATGGCCAAGGGTATGGATCAGCAGAAGGCCGCGGTCCAGAGCGGCATGTGGCCCCTCTACCGCTACAACCCGCTCCTCTCCGAAGAGGGCAAGAACCC includes these proteins:
- the nifJ gene encoding pyruvate:ferredoxin (flavodoxin) oxidoreductase; the encoded protein is MADTKRMITIDGNTAAAYVAHATNEVIAIYPITPSSPMGELSDAYSAAGKKNIWGTVPTVVEMQSEAGAAGAVHGALTTGALTTTFTASQGLLLMIPNMFKIAGELTPTVFHIAARAVACQALSIFGDHSDVMAARSTGFAMLASNNVQEVMDFALIAQAASLESRIPFLHFFDGFRVSHEIQKVEEIPYDVMKEMLPQELIAAHRARALDPEHPTLKGTSQNPDVFFAARETVNKYYQATPAVVQKAMDTFARLTGRQYHLFDYVGAPDAERVVVLMGSGADTMEETVEYLVARGEKVGVLKVRLFRPFDAQAFVDALPATVKAIAVLDRTKEPGSIGEPLYEDVRTAIGEVMGSGNAKFSTYPVVVGGRYGLGSKEFTPAMCKAVLDNLKEKQPKNHFTVGIKDDVTFTSLDWDPSFSTEDDETFRAIFYGLGSDGTVGANKNSIKIIGESTDNYAQGYFVYDSKKAGTVTVSHLRFGKKPIKGAYLISDAHFLACHKFSFLEKYDMLGKLRKGGTFLLASPYDKDEVWDHLPAEVQKQIIDKEAKFYVINAHKIAEEVGMPGRINVIMQTAFFKIAGILPEQQAIQLIKESIVKTYGKKGKDVVDKNLKAVDRALEALEQVDYPKQVTSTIHMKPPVPEDAPPFVKEVLGEIIAGRGDDLPVSKLPDDGTYPTGTTKYEKRNIAEKVPVWDPDVCIQCGDCSAVCPHAVIRLKVYEEKHLEGAPAGFKFTDAKGKDFAGLKFTIQISPEDCTGCGACVNICPAYKKDEQGNKTDRKAINMEDYTEEIREKEMKNWEFFLTLPYPDRTNLNVATTKGSQLLEPLFEFSGACAGCGETPYVKLLTQLFGDRTVIANATGCSSIYGGNLPTTPYTTRADGRGPAWSNSLFEDAAEFGYGMRLTAEKLMEYGKELIARMLADKADVSPELLDRLLQNPQRSYEEVERQRADVAALKQALKKSTHPVAKDLLAVADYLVRKSVWILGGDGWAYDIGYGGLDHVLASGRDVNVLVLDTEVYSNTGGQMSKATPLGAIAKFAAGGKPIRKKDLGLMAMSYGYVYVARVAMGYNRIQTIKAFLEAEAYPGPSIIIAYSHCVAHGIDMAKGMDQQKAAVQSGMWPLYRYNPLLSEEGKNPLVLDSREPNLPVEEYLYKEIRFRALKEMNPEKASAFLEEAKKNVQQQYRFYKHLADMPVEG